CATCTTCTTGCTTAACACGACCATAAACATCTTCCCCAATTGTCATGAATGGTGCTAAGCTGCAAGCTCCTACACAGCGACTAAAGCGCAATGTGAACTTACCATCTTCTGTTGTTTCGTTAACTTTAATACTCAATAAGTTCTCAATTTCATGCTGAACATCTACTGCACCTTTTACATAACAGGCAGTACCCATGCATAACTCAATAATGTACTTGCCAGTTGGCTCAGTATGAAATAATGAGTAGAAAGTAATTACACCGTAAACATCTGCTACAGGAA
This Clostridium sp. 'deep sea' DNA region includes the following protein-coding sequences:
- the nuoE gene encoding NADH-quinone oxidoreductase subunit NuoE — its product is MSKLSADHVKQIDKIIEEFKDQKGSLIPVLQKVQNIFGYLPEEAQKHVAYGLNVPVADVYGVITFYSLFHTEPTGKYIIELCMGTACYVKGAVDVQHEIENLLSIKVNETTEDGKFTLRFSRCVGACSLAPFMTIGEDVYGRVKQEDVQRILSKYF